In the genome of Bacteroides mediterraneensis, the window TTGATGCCGTGCAATGCCATCCAGTCGATTTCCTTTTCCCAACGGTTCCAGTCCCAGAATGCCATGGTATAAGAGTAGGTGCAGTAGTTGAAATCGTATCTCAGTGAGAGGTTGGTTTCCTTACGGACCGGTGTGTCTACTTTCGGCAGACTTTCCGGCAGCTGGGCAGTCATCCCGTTCCAGGAAAGATGGATACCTGCGTAATATTTCAGGTACCAGTTGAGTCCGGTGGCAATGTTCACGTAATTGTTTCCCCGGATGACGACCTTGTTTCCTTTCTGGTCAAGCTCGAAAAAGTCGTTTCCGCCTTTCTGCAATTGTATGATAAACTTGTGGGATGCTCCCGGACAGATTCTTTCCAGAAGTCCGTCAACAGGATTGGCCCATAACAGGCTGAATGGAATACAAACACATGCTAAAATGAGAAGTAGAAATCGTCTGGTTTTCATAATATTCATTTTTAAGTGTTACAAAATTCATATTTTATACGTAATATAAGGGGGAAAATAGTCAAGAAAAGGGGGAAAATAGTGCATTATTAGGCTTGCTACTTGAAATTGATTTATGTCAAGACACTCTCTAAGGCAAATATCGTATTTTTGCAATGTTTTTAGAGAGTTAACACGTGGAACAGACAATTCAACAGACGAACATCCGGAAGGGCTTGACGAAGCTTGTGATTCCTATCTTCATTGAGACTTTATTGATTATGATGCTGGGGGCAGTAGACACCATCATGCTGAGCCAGTACTCCGACGAGAGTGTGGCAGCGGTAGGTGTGGTAAACCAGATTGTAATGTTTGCTTTCCTCATTTTCGAGGTCATCAATATCGGTACGTCGGTGCTGTGTTCGCAGTATCTGGGTGCCGGACTGAAGAACAAGATGGTGCAGGTGGTCGGGGTGTCTCTGTTGCTGAACCTGGTGGTAGGTATCCTGGTCAGTGCCATTCTGCATTATGGGGCTACCACCTTGCTGGGCTGGATGGGGCTGCGTCCGGAACTGTTGAAGTACGGTATCGGTTACATGGAGATTGTGGGAGCCTTTGCCTTCTTTCAGGCTATTTCGCTGACCATTTCCGCTTCGCTCCGTAGTGCGAACAAGGCCATCTATCCCATGCTGGTCACCGTGCTGGTCAATGTGATGAACATCATCGGAAACTATTCCCTGATTTTCGGTAAGTTCGGTCTGCCTGCCATGGGAGCTGAAGGAGCGGCTATTTCTACCTCCATTGCCCGAGGCGTCAGCATGATTGTGTTGTTTGTCATCCTGTTCAGAAAACATATTCCTTCTTTCCCGCTGGCCCTGTTCCGTCCTTTCCCGTGGAAAGAGTTGAAAAATCTGTTGAAAGTAGGATTGCCTTCGGCAGGCGAGAATATGTCGTACAGTTTCTCGCAGGTGGTGATTACTTATCTGATTAATATCCTGGGAAACGATTCGCTGGCTACCCGTACCTATACGGTGAATACCACCATGTTCGTCTACTTGTTTGCCATCGCCATGGCACAGGGTGGAGCCATCAGTATCGGGCATCTGGTGGGACAGAAGAAGATTCGCGCGGCCTATCTGCTGGGAAAATACGTGATGCGCCTGTCCATTCTGGTGTCGTTGGGGCTTTCGTGCATCTGGGCTATCTTCGGCCATACCATTTTCAGCCTGCTCACCGATAACGAGCACATCATCCGCCTGGGTGTGACCATCCTGATTGTCGATGTCATTGTGGAGATAGGACGTGCCGTGAACATTTATGCCACGAATGCTCTGCGTTCGGCGGGCGACGTGAATTTCCCTTTCTATGTGGGACTGGTCGTGCAATGGACGGTTTCCGTGGGCTTGAGCTATCTGTTCGGTATCCATTGGGGATGGGGACTGGTAGGTATGTGGTGTGCCTTCCTGCTCGACGAGAATATCCGTGCCCTTATCTTTGTGAAACGTTGGAACAGTCTGAAGTGGGCCAAGAAGGGGTTTGTGAGATAAAAAAGGTCTGCACCGGGCGTCACATCAGGTAGAGATAGAAAAGGATGATGCAGATGATGTCGATGGTCAGTGCGATGACCGACCAGCGTAGGAACCGCTTGTTCTTTTTGACAGCCCCGTACACAATGCCCAGGATAGCGGAAAGGAAGACGCCTGCCACGATTCCGAACAAGCCTTGTATGGCCACACCCAGCAATACCAGGATGCCCATGGTGATAAGAATGTTGTTTTTCATGTCGATTCAGGTTAGGTGAGGAAAACAGGGAGCACGAAGCCCCCTGTAGAATTCGTTTATAAACTGGCCTTGATGGCACGAATGATGGCCGATGTGAAGCCGTCGTGTTCCAGTGAGTTGATGCCTTTGATGGTGATTCCCCCCGGAGTGGTTACCTTTTCTATTTCGGTAGCCGGATGTGCATGCTCGTTGTTCAGCAGCAGTTGGGCGGCTCCCTCCAGTGTCTGTGCCAGCATGGTCTGCGCGTCGTGGGGCTTGATGCCCAGTTCCACTCCTGCCTGCATGGCGGCTTGCACGTATTTCAGCACGTAGGCAATGCCACAGGAAGTCAGTGAGGTGGCAGCCGCAAACAGCTTTTCGTCAATCAGCATGGAACGCCCCATCTCGTTGAACAAGGCAGTCATGCCTGCCACCTGTTCTTCCGAAGCATTGCGTGCGGCAATCAGGGTCATGCTGGCTCCTTCCGAGATGGCTGTGTTCGGGATGACGCGGAAAATCGGCATTTCCGGGTCCACGAAGTGGGCCAGGTCTTCAATCGTCAGTCCGGCAGCTACGGACACCAGTGCCTGGGGTTGCCGCAGTCTCAAGGGTTTCAGCACTTCTTCCACCTTCCAGGGTTTTACTGCGATAATGACGATGTCGGCATCTTCTGCCGCTTCCTTGTTGGAATGAGTTACGTGGATGGCGGGAAATTCCGCTTTCAGCGCTTCCAGTTTTCCGGCACTGGGATTGGATACCGCTATCTGTTGTGCCTGAATATAATGTCCGTTGGCCAGACCACGGGCAATGGCACCTCCCATGTTTCCGGCTCCGATGATTGCTACTTTCATATTTTTCAAGTTTGAGTTCTATATCCGCAAAGTTATAATTAAAAATGGGAGTCTGGCTATATAATGGAATTTATTTTGGCTGTTTGGGGGAAGTAACGTCGCCATTTTGTGAAACATACGGTCATTTCTACGTGATTTCCCGTTGGTTTTTTATGTTTTCCTTGAGGAAAACGTACGTTTCCCTTGGCCGAAACGTATGTTTCCGTACCGGGAAATGTATGTCTTCGCTTCGGGAAACGTAGAAAATGCAGGAAGAAATAGAGAATTGGAAGGGGGTGTCTGGAAAATGTCATTCGGTGAGACTTGATTCACAGTCGGGGAGGCGTAGTCATTTCTTTGCCCGGTAGGGAAAACTTTAGTGAAAAGTATGGTCATTATCTCATGAGAAGCTTTAACTTTGTCAGGCTATCCCGAAAGCGGGCGCTTGCTTTTGCGGATACATATCGAGATTGAGAACCTGAATGAATCTATCATGAAAACGAAGAAATGGATGGTAAGTGCTTGCCTGTTGCTGATGCAGGCAGGTGCATGGGGCAAGGTTGTGTTGCCCGACATTGTGAGTGACAATATGGTGCTGCAGCAGCAGACCGAGGCTTGTTTGTGGGGAAAGGCGGATGCCAATGCCGAAGTGAGCGTCCGTCCGTCGTGGAACCGGGAGGTATATAAGGTGACCGCGGATGCGGAAGGGAAATGGGTGGTTAAAATCCAGACACCGACGGCCAGTTACCAGACTTATACGATTTCTATTTCCGATGGAGAGGAAGTGAAACTGAACAATGTGCTGGTGGGGGAAGTGTGGTTTTGCTCGGGACAGTCGAACATGGAGATGCCTCTCCGGGGGTTCTGGAACTGCCCGATAGCCGGAGCCAATGAAACCATTGCTACTGCCTCGAAGTGGAAAGGTATCCGGGTAGCCACCGTGGAAAAGAACGGACAATTGCAACCCGTTGATGCGTGTAAGGGCAGCTGGAAGGTGAGCAGTCCGGAAAATGCGCCTGCCTTCAGTGCCACGGCTTTTAATTTTGCCATGATGATGAACCAGGTGCTGGATATTCCGGTGGGCATTATCAATTGCAGTTGGGGCGGGTCGACAGTAGAAGGCTGGTTGCCCCGTGAAATCGTGTCGCAGTATCCCGATATTGATTTGAAGAAGGATATCCGTAAGGAAGACGGACACGACTGGTGGCATTACCTGAGTCCGACGTTGATGTATAACGGTATGCTCAAGCCGTTGCAGAATTATACGATTAAAGGTTTCCTGTGGTATCAGGGCGAATCGAATGTCGGAAAGCACAAGACGTATGGGGAGCGATTGAAAACCATGGTGGAACTCTGGCGCAAGGAATGGGGGCTGGGAGAGCTTCCGTTCTATTATGTGGAGATTGCTCCGTTCAATTCTACGGAGACGACAGATTGTGCCTTGTTGCGTGAAGCACAGTTCAAGGCACAGGCGCTCATCCCGAACAGTGGCATGATTTCAACCAACGATTTGGTGGAACCTTATGAGATGAAGAACATTCATCCGAAAAACAAGACGGATGTCGGAAAGCGTCTGGCTTATATGGCGCTGAACAAGACGTATCATGTGCCGGGAATTGAGGCATACGGACCGGTTTATAAGTCGATGGAAGTGAAAGACGGGGCGGTGATTCTCTCGTTTGAGCATGCGGGGGAGGGCTTCAACCGCTTGTCGGGGATGGAAGGTTTTGAAGTGGCCGGAAGCGACAAGGTGTTCTATCCGGCCAAAGCGGAAGTTTTCAACAACCTGCAGATAAAGGTGACCTGCGACAAAGTGGCACAGCCCGTAGCCGTGCGTTATTGTTTCCGTGACTTCCAGCCGGGTAACGTGGCCAATCTGCGTG includes:
- the proC gene encoding pyrroline-5-carboxylate reductase — its product is MKVAIIGAGNMGGAIARGLANGHYIQAQQIAVSNPSAGKLEALKAEFPAIHVTHSNKEAAEDADIVIIAVKPWKVEEVLKPLRLRQPQALVSVAAGLTIEDLAHFVDPEMPIFRVIPNTAISEGASMTLIAARNASEEQVAGMTALFNEMGRSMLIDEKLFAAATSLTSCGIAYVLKYVQAAMQAGVELGIKPHDAQTMLAQTLEGAAQLLLNNEHAHPATEIEKVTTPGGITIKGINSLEHDGFTSAIIRAIKASL
- a CDS encoding MATE family efflux transporter translates to MEQTIQQTNIRKGLTKLVIPIFIETLLIMMLGAVDTIMLSQYSDESVAAVGVVNQIVMFAFLIFEVINIGTSVLCSQYLGAGLKNKMVQVVGVSLLLNLVVGILVSAILHYGATTLLGWMGLRPELLKYGIGYMEIVGAFAFFQAISLTISASLRSANKAIYPMLVTVLVNVMNIIGNYSLIFGKFGLPAMGAEGAAISTSIARGVSMIVLFVILFRKHIPSFPLALFRPFPWKELKNLLKVGLPSAGENMSYSFSQVVITYLINILGNDSLATRTYTVNTTMFVYLFAIAMAQGGAISIGHLVGQKKIRAAYLLGKYVMRLSILVSLGLSCIWAIFGHTIFSLLTDNEHIIRLGVTILIVDVIVEIGRAVNIYATNALRSAGDVNFPFYVGLVVQWTVSVGLSYLFGIHWGWGLVGMWCAFLLDENIRALIFVKRWNSLKWAKKGFVR
- a CDS encoding sialate O-acetylesterase, translating into MKTKKWMVSACLLLMQAGAWGKVVLPDIVSDNMVLQQQTEACLWGKADANAEVSVRPSWNREVYKVTADAEGKWVVKIQTPTASYQTYTISISDGEEVKLNNVLVGEVWFCSGQSNMEMPLRGFWNCPIAGANETIATASKWKGIRVATVEKNGQLQPVDACKGSWKVSSPENAPAFSATAFNFAMMMNQVLDIPVGIINCSWGGSTVEGWLPREIVSQYPDIDLKKDIRKEDGHDWWHYLSPTLMYNGMLKPLQNYTIKGFLWYQGESNVGKHKTYGERLKTMVELWRKEWGLGELPFYYVEIAPFNSTETTDCALLREAQFKAQALIPNSGMISTNDLVEPYEMKNIHPKNKTDVGKRLAYMALNKTYHVPGIEAYGPVYKSMEVKDGAVILSFEHAGEGFNRLSGMEGFEVAGSDKVFYPAKAEVFNNLQIKVTCDKVAQPVAVRYCFRDFQPGNVANLRELPLYPFRTDDWE